A genome region from Salvelinus alpinus chromosome 26, SLU_Salpinus.1, whole genome shotgun sequence includes the following:
- the LOC139554619 gene encoding ETS domain-containing transcription factor ERF-like gives MKTPGDTGFAFPDWAYKPESSPGSRQIQLWCFILELLRKEEYHEVIAWQGDYGEFVIKDPEEVARLWGARKCKPQMNYDKLSRALRYYYNKRILHKTKGKRFTYKFNFNKLVLVNYPFIDMGSGRGVPQSAPPVPTGGSHFRFPPSTPSEVLSPSEDLRSPGVFSSVARRMGRGSVSDCSDGTSTNSELEEGVGGEDRGGVGPERAFRGLLHPRLSHDSLFRAYGGPGGLGRPPPGHRVHGDPMSPFPVSPLPGPGGLLGSTLSPALSMTPGSHLPYTPSPSLSPMLGSHFSFNPDDMKRYLQAHHQSVYNYHLSPRAFFHYPNIVVPQPHRPSAAPDKPITAHHHAPPMPHSHSLHHHQGEEQHPSPFKFKLQPPPLGRKQRDCSASSTGGSSSSLGSSYAALGLLSNSSSSSVGPPKIKVEPISDIESDEEVEVTDISEEDELLDYDEGDVFTPPHPTNGTAPTAITNLGAIAADDLDEEVFKTPAAPPIGPLTPSLLGLKSEPGQGPPISPGSTLCIPLKLRFKRRWSEDQKMEADGEREEAEDKKVRAEKEVVEEPTRRESENGEGPRRSPSMSLGAPPAQRRASSELQRATAQLSLENHGAC, from the exons ggTTTGCCTTCCCTGACTGGGCCTACAAGCCCGAGTCGAGCCCCGGCTCGCGACAGATTCAGCTGTGGTGCTTCATCCTGGAGCTGCTGCGGAAGGAGGAGTACCACGAAGTCATCGCCTGGCAGGGCGACTACGGAGAGTTTGTCATCAAGGACCCCGAAGAGGTGGCCCGACTGTGGGGCGCCCGCAAGTGCAAACCGCAGATGAACTACGACAAGCTGAGCAGAGCGCTTAG ATATTACTACAACAAGAGAATCCTCCACAAGACCAAAGGGAAGAGGTTCACCTACAAGTTCAACTTCAACAAGCTGGTGCTGGTCAACTACCCCTTCATCGACATGGGCTCTG gcagGGGAGTCCCCCAGAGCGCCCCTCCCGTGCCGACCGGGGGCAGCCACTTCCGCTtccccccctccaccccgtccGAGGTGCTCTCCCCCAGTGAGGACCTGCGCAGCCCGGGCGTGTTCAGCAGCGTGGCCCGCCGTATGGGCCGCGGCTCTGTCTCCGACTGCAGCGACGGGACCTCCACCAATTCTGAGCTGGAGGAAGGCGTGGGGGGTGAAGATCGTGGCGGCGTGGGCCCTGAACGGGCGTTCCGTGGCCTCCTCCACCCCCGCCTCTCCCATGACTCGCTGTTTCGTGCCTACGGGGGTCCCGGCGGGCTAGGCCGTCCCCCGCCCGGCCACAGGGTTCACGGTGACCCCATGTCTCCGTTCCCTGTGTCCCCCCTGCCGGGCCCTGGGGGCCTCCTGGGGTCCACCCTGTCCCCGGCCCTGTCCATGACCCCTGGCTCCCACCTGCCCTACACCCCGTCCCCCTCTCTCAGCCCCATGCTGGGCTCCCACTTCTCTTTCAACCCGGACGACATGAAGCGCTACCTGCAGGCCCACCACCAGAGCGTCTACAACTACCACCTCAGCCCCAGAGCCTTCTTCCACTACCCCAACATCGTGGTCCCCCAGCCCCACAGGCCCTCTGCCGCCCCTGACAAGCCCATAACAGCCCACCACCATGCCCCGCCCATGCCCCACTCCCATTCACTGCACCACCATCAAGGGGAGGAGCAGCACCCCTCGCCCTTCAAGTTCAAGCTGCAGCCGCCTCCGCTGGGGCGTAAACAGAGGGACTGCTCTGCCTCCTCTACCGGTGGGTCCTCCTCCAGCCTAGGCTCCTCCTACGCTGCTTTAGGGCTGCTctctaactcctcctcctcctcagtgggCCCTCCCAAAATCAAG GTGGAGCCTATCTCCGACATCGAGTCCgatgaggaggtggaggtgaCCGACATCAGCGAGGAGGACGAGCTGCTCGACTACGACGAGGGCGACGTCTTCACCCCCCCACATCCCACCAACGGAACCGCCCCTACTGCCATCACCAACCTGGGTGCCATCGCCGCGGACGACCTGGATGAGGAGGTATTCAAGACCCCCGCCGCCCCTCCCATTGGCCCTCTGACTCCCTCCCTGCTGGGCCTGAAGAGCGAGCCAGGCCAGGGCCCTCCCATCAGCCCCGGCAGCACCCTCTGTATCCCCCTCAAGCTGCGCTTCAAACGCCGCTGGAGCGAGGACCAGAAGATGGAGGCCGATGGCGAGCGCGAGGAGGCCGAGGATAAGAAAGTGCGGGCGGagaaggaggtggtggaggagccGACAAGGAGGGAGTCAGAGAATGGGGAGGGGCCAAGGAGAAGCCCGTCCATGAGTCTGGGTGCTCCTCCGGCCCAGCGCAGGGCCAGCTCCGAGCTGCAGAGAGCCACAGCCCAGCTGTCTCTGGAGAACCATGGAGCCTGTTGA